Proteins encoded by one window of Nicotiana tabacum cultivar K326 chromosome 10, ASM71507v2, whole genome shotgun sequence:
- the LOC107824960 gene encoding putative galacturonosyltransferase 12 has protein sequence MLNAMQLHISPSLRHVTVLPAKGFKDFIKVKVGSKRLSYRMVFYFLLFLTFLLRFVFVLTAIDTIDGERKCSTLGCLGKKIGPRILGKRLESTVPEVIYQVLEEPSDQTEMRTRPESPQTLDEFIAEMKVGRPDAKTFAVKLKSMVTLLEQTTRTAKIQEYLYRHVASSSIPKQLHCLALKLAHEHSTNSNARLQLPLPELVPALVDNSYFHFVLASDNVLAASVVASSLVQNFLRPEKIVLHIITDRKTYAPMQAWFSLHPLTPAVIEVKGLHHFDWFTKGKVPVLEAMEKDQKARSQFRGGSSAIVANKTEKPKVIAAKLQALSPKYNSLMNHIRIHLPELYPSLDKVVFMDDDIVVQTDLSPLWDIDMNGKVNGAVETCRGGDKYVMSKRFKSYLNFSHPLIARSFNPSECAWAYGMNIFDLEAWRKTNISQTYHYWLEQNLKSDLSLWQLGTLPPGLIAFHGHVHAIDPFWHMLGLGYQDNTTVAEAQNAGVIHFNGRAKPWLDIAFPQLRPLWTKYVNLSDKFIKSCHIRAT, from the exons ATGTTAAATGCAATGCAGCTCCACATATCACCAAGTCTGAGGCATGTCACTGTTCTGCCTGCTAAAGGTTTCAAGGACTTCATTAAAGTAAAAGTTGGCTCTAAAAGATTATCATATCGCATGGTCTTCTACTTCCTCCTGTTCCTTACATTCCTGCTCCGGTTTGTCTTCGTGTTAACAGCTATAGACACCATCGATGGAGAACGAAAATGTTCGACCCTAG GTTGCTTGGGGAAAAAAATTGGACCAAGGATTTTGGGGAAACGGCTTGAATCAACT GTTCCCGAGGTGATATACCAAGTATTGGAGGAACCTTCAGATCAAACTGAAATGCGAACAAGGCCTGAATCTCCTCAAACATTAGATGAGTTTATTGCAGAAATGAAGGTTGGAAGACCAGACGCGAAAACCTTTGCTGTCAAGCTCAAATCTATG GTCACCCTGCTAGAACAGACGACGAGAACTgccaaaatccaagaatacctgTATCGACATGTGGCATCTAGTAGCATCCCAAAACAGCTGCACTGCCTTGCTCTCAAGCTCGCGCATGAGCATTCTACCAATTCCAATGCCCGTCTCCAATTACCGTTGCCTGAACTTGTCCCCGCCCTTGTTGATAACTCATACTTCCATTTCGTTCTTGCCTCTGACAATGTTCTTGCTGCTTCAGTTGTTGCTTCATCACTCGTGCAGAATTTCTTGCGCCCTGAAAAAATAGTCCTTCACATAATCACAGATAGAAAAACCTATGCACCTATGCAAGCTTGGTTTTCGTTGCATCCTTTAACACCAGCTGTTATTGAGGTTAAAGGGTTGCATCATTTCGATTGGTTCACAAAGGGGAAGGTCCCGGTTCTGGAAGCTATGGAGAAAGACCAAAAAGCTAGATCACagttcaggggagggtcatcagcaATTGTGGCAAACAAAACTGAGAAGCCTAAGGTCATCGCAGCAAAGTTACAAGCACTCAGTCCCAAATATAATTCACTGATGAACCACATAAGGATACATTTGCCAGAG TTGTATCCCAGTCTAGATAAGGTAGTATTCATGGATGATGACATCGTCGTTCAAACGGATCTTTCACCTCTATGGGACATTGACATGAATGGCAAGGTGAACGGAGCAGTGGAGACATGCAGGGGAGGGGACAAGTATGTCATGTCAAAGCGCTTCAAAAGCTATTTAAACTTTTCTCATCCTCTAATAGCAAGAAGCTTTAATCCCAGCGAATGCGCGTGGGCCTATGGCATGAATATTTTTGATCTAGAAGCATGGAGGAAAACAAATATTAGTCAGACATACCACTACTGGCTCGAACAG AACTTGAAATCGGACCTAAGTTTATGGCAGCTAGGGACATTACCTCCTGGTCTAATTGCATTTCATGGCCACGTCCACGCCATTGATCCCTTTTGGCACATGCTAGGACTGGGGTACCAAGATAATACAACTGTAGCAGAAGCTCAGAATGCCGGTGTGATCCACTTCAATGGTCGAGCAAAACCTTGGCTAGATATAGCATTCCCACAACTTCGACCCTTGTGGACAAAGTACGTTAACCTTTCTgataaatttatcaaaagctgTCATATTAGAGCAACTTGA
- the LOC107824958 gene encoding autophagy-related protein 18f — translation MGMRNDDQKPPLEGGVVPRSGRGKHGVFPSSFRALSKIVSSGASTVASTVKSAASAASAIVERDNESSHDQVLWAGFDKLECERGTTRQILLLGCRYGFQVWDVEDGDNVCNLVSRHDGPVSFVQVLPKLIASKIPDDKFSVSRPMLILCADGSFSGGSNSGEGIVTPHNGTFQHYHNQASATFLPTVVWFYSLRSHSYVHQLKFRSVVHLVRCSSRVIAILQAAQIHCFDAATLEREYTIVTNPVVTGFPAPGNIGVGPLAVGPRWIAYSGNPVSVSNSGRVNPQHLTPSASFPSPAPNGSLVAHYAKESSKQLAAGIVTLGDIGYKKLSRYYSELRPDGTSSQSVNARVKVPGAANGHFPDADSVGMVIVRDIVTKALVAQFRAHKSPISALCFDPSTTLLVTASVQGHNINVFRIMPGLSGSSYVHLYTLQRGLTNAVIQDISFSSDSRWIMISSSRGTSHLFAISPSGGSVDFHTADACLSARTNGSGVMTKPSAPRTMNSQVLNQQSICGSGPPVALSTVGRIRSGANGWKNTLSGAAAAATGNVSSLSGSIASAFQYYKNYNQYTDAAFLKSNYHLLVFSSPGCVIQYALRMCSGLDSVTTIPAVATTFESGVEVDTRLVIDAIQKWNIFQKQNRKERGGNIDIYGEVGDCDSSKVFPESIKVENGLYSKTRNTITEEKRSSDERHHMYISEVELEMHKPQIPLWAKPEIYFQSFVTDGINVGDVCAFGGESEIEAIPTHLVEARSKDLIPVFDYIQASKTQQGRACVNGDHSQQSLPRLEVSGNCILMANGGYGSRHSMNGPRSEVHCGQEVTGLDGIPMTGQTANGFVNSSESPKADSRLAFVNSMESSVKEAQSKFVNNNLGGAEMENHFEDEVDDVD, via the exons ATGGGAATGAGGAATGATGACCAAAAACCACCTCTTGAAGGTGGAGTAGTGCCTAGGTCAGGGAGGGGCAAGCATGGTGTTTTCCCGAGTTCATTTCGAGCTCTCTCTAAGATTGTATCCTCTGGTGCCTCAACTGTTGCTTCCACAGTTAAGTCAGCCGCTTCAGCTGCTTCGGCCATCGTGGAGAGGGATAATGAGTCCAGCCATGATCAG GTTCTCTGGGCCGGGTTTGACAAGTTGGAATGTGAGAGAGGCACAACTCGGCAAATTTTGCTCCTGGGGTGTCGTTATGGCTTCCAAGTTTGGGATGTTGAAGATGGTGATAATGTGTGCAACTTAGTTTCCAGGCATGATGGTCCTGTTTCTTTTGTGCAAGTGTTACCGAAACTAATAGCATCGAAGATTCCTGACGACAAATTTTCTGTTAGTCGCCCAATGTTGATACTTTGTGCCGATGGATCTTTTTCTGGTGGTAGTAACAGTGGGGAGGGCATAGTAACTCCTCATAATGGAACCTTCCAACATTATCATAACCAAGCAAGTGCCACTTTTCTGCCTACTGTTGTTTGGTTTTATTCCCTGAGATCTCACTCTTACGTGCATCAGTTGAAGTTCAGATCAGTTGTTCACTTGGTAAGGTGCAGCTCCCGAGTGATTGCAATCTTACAAGCAGCTCAG ATACACTGTTTTGATGCTGCAACTCTAGAGAGGGAATATACTATTGTCACCAATCCTGTTGTCACGGGGTTTCCTGCTCCTGGAAACATAGGTGTGGGACCTCTCGCAGTAGGTCCCAGGTGGATAGCTTATAGTGGAAACCCAGTTTCAGTCTCGAATTCTGGTCGAGTCAATCCACAGCACCTTACTCCTTCTGCTAGTTTCCCAAGTCCAGCTCCAAATGGGAGCCTTGTTGCTCATTATGCAAAGGAATCAAGCAAGCAACTTGCTGCTGGTATTGTGACTCTAGGCGACATTGGGTACAAGAAGCTGTCGAGGTACTATTCTGAACTGCGACCAGATGGTACTAGTTCTCAGTCTGTGAATGCTCGTGTCAAGGTACCCGGAGCTGCTAATGGTCATTTTCCAGATGCGGACAGTGTTGGAATG GTCATAGTCAGGGACATCGTCACTAAAGCTCTTGTTGCACAGTTTAGGGCACATAAGAGTCCCATTTCAGCTTTGTGCTTTGATCCTAGCACTACTCTTCTGGTGACAGCTTCAGTTCAAGGTCATAATATCAATGTATTTCGTATAATGCCTGGACTATCTGGGTCTTCTTATGTCCATCTTTATACGCTGCAGCGTGGACTGACTAACGCG GTCATACAAGACATAAGTTTTAGTAGTGATAGCCGGTGGATTATGATAAGCTCTTCTCGAGGAACTAGCCATCTTTTTGCGATATCTCCTTCAGGGGGATCAGTTGATTTTCACACTGCTGATGCATGTTTAAGTGCTCGCACTAATGGCTCTGGGGTGATGACAAAACCTTCAGCTCCGAGGACCATGAATTCTCAAGTGCTTAATCAACAAAGCATTTGTGGATCTGGCCCACCCGTGGCACTTTCTACTGTTGGCCGAATAAGGAGTGGAGCTAATGGTTGGAAAAACACTCTAAGTGGTGCTGCCGCTGCTGCAACTGGAAATGTTAGCTCTCTATCTGGGTCCATTGCTTCAGCGTTTCAGTACTACAAAAACTATAACCAATATACAGATGCAGCCTTTCTAAAATCAAATTATCACTTGCTGGTTTTTTCTTCTCCTGGCTGTGTGATACAATATGCTTTACGTATGTGTTCTGGCCTAGATTCTGTTACAACCATTCCTGCAGTGGCTACAACATTTGAGTCAGGCGTTGAAGTTGATACAAGATTAGTCATAGATGCAATCCAGAAGTGGAATATTTTCCAGAAACAAAATCGCAAAGAGCGAGGTGGTAATATCGATATATATGGTGAAGTTGGAGATTGTGATAGCAGTAAAGTATTTCCTGAAAGCATAAAGGTGGAAAATGGTCTCTATTCCAAAACTAGGAACACAATCACAGAAGAAAAGAGAAGTTCTGATGAAAGACATCATATGTATATATCTGAAGTGGAGCTTGAAATGCATAAACCCCAGATTCCATTATGGGCAAAACCGGAG ATCTATTTTCAATCATTTGTTACAGATGGGATTAACGTAGGCGATGTCTGTGCTTTTGGAGGAGAGTCTGAGATAGAAGCAATTCCAACTCACTTAGTCGAGGCGAGATCAAAAGATCTAATTCCAGTTTTTGATTACATTCAAGCTTCCAAGACCCAGCAAGGGAG GGCATGTGTTAACGGTGACCATAGCCAGCAGTCACTTCCTAGGCTGGAGGTCTCTGGAAACTGCATTCTTATGGCTAATGGTGGTTATGGATCGCGTCATTCTATGAATGGTCCCAGGAGCGAAGTTCACTGTGGCCAAGAAGTAACTGGTTTGGATGGTATCCCAATGACAGGTCAAACAGCTAATGGCTTTGTAAATAGTAGTGAGAGCCCTAAAGCGGACAGTCGGCTTGCTTTTGTAAATAGTATGGAGAGCTCTGTGAAGGAGGCACAGTCTAAGTTTGTAAATAATAACCTAGGTGGTGCAGAAATGGAGAATCATTTCGAAGATGAAGTTGACGACGTTGATTGA